The sequence caaatgcattgcccgtgagtagtcatataaaaatatttcagttaacacgtaataaagcttttttgaaaagtcgtgaaaaaatgaattttaaaaagtgcctttacaatacgccccacctcaaccaaagacgtttaattgcccttcattagtattttatcattcccataataaaaaggctacaaatccttatgcgcttgacattaaaaaaccaacataggtccattcatGCAGGTGtgaatttcatttcaatattgtccatacaatttaaaagcaactgctgcaagctcgctgcgcttgtgtccagttggtaagggcatactgtcctgcctacactggggcgttttggccagcgaaacatgttttcgaaaatcgttacatttttgaagatggaagcaattttatatcatattaaccactgagaaaagtaattttgttgcccaactgagtgttccagtgcaagttttgcggacagtatgccagagtcgctccagaatgttgagcaaacaaacatgaaaagttacatcaaaactgtaactttttgtattttgctattattttcattgtgcaatacaaaaatacttccacattcacatagtatgatgggtttacaaatacttataggtaccaactgtttttgacccttaattagttatagttttctagaaatcaaaggggggcgttttggccaggtggggcgcattataccgtcttaccctaatactgaattacatttttcttttcaaagtTTTAAATCCAACACAGTAGTCTACTGAAATAATGGACCAAGCGCCGTCTCTGCTACACGTCATTTTTACAAAAGCCATCTCAAGAATAGCAAGACTTTCTCCTTTACCGCATATTTTGACCTTTCTTCTGAGATTTAGAATGGATCCCAATTGGAAGTCGGGAGACATGATTTCCCATCACCAAAACCATGACCCACTAGAACCAACGGttatttttggaaattattcCTCGCGTGGGACACCAACGAGCGCACCCACTGGAAGTTTCAATCAACCCAAACCCCGAGGAAAGCTTACAAAAAATCCATTCTTCAATTTTCTCCGCGAATACCGAGCCAGGAACGAAAACTTCACGGTAGTGGAAGTGGCCGTGCGGGGCGCTCACGAGTGGAACCAGATGAACGCGGAGCAAAGGGTTCCGTACGTGAAGCAGGCATACGATTGTCCACAGCCCGTTATGGCTCGGGAAATGCCGTTTAAAAGACGAAGTGTTCGAAGTAAGCGGAGAAGGAGTCAAAGCGCGAGCGCAAGACGTCGGATTAATTCTAGACGGGCTACTAAAAGATAATTTTATGAGATATTTTGGAAATGCTAGTTTTTTATTTGTCTAACATGTTGAAGAAAATTttagatgaaaataaaaataatcgagTCCTCTCGAAATATGGTGTATTAGTGTTGTAGATTTATCCCACTCTCATCAGTTGGGTAACATTCAAATGAGCATTCTTAAACACAAACGAAACACAAATTTTACCTAGAAGTAATTTAAAATGACGTCCACAGTTTGAGGTGGAGAGGGGGTCCaaaattttgtgacagtactcgtcgattccgcacgcgatggcgtatgagcaaatcaaaccaccttatttttgccagtggagatatatcagcttccataCTGATATTCTGCCCTCCCCtccatacgggagtttggcagaaggaaggtcgtgtcatatataccatcacaaatattgccctcctctcgctttcaaatcgacttctataaaaaacaatCTTCATGTCTGCCGTATCCTAAtgaaactatcaattctatactttcgcctcttattctatcatgaacatgtacgtctaagtttggaaggtgctattagcatttccatatcattgtaaatcgtttagcttcacgtagaagtaatacactcaaatcattaattagttggatattgttaagcttatacaacacggcagactacggtgccagaagaacgtcaagcgaagataatatttagtagagaacccggaagaggtcgTAGGCTTCGTGAAAGGCAGCGTACACGATGACTGAGGGCGCTCAACTTTCAGCCCGACTGCAAGTGATTGGCCCAGGAGAGTCCAGTAgaaaaggatactccattcggcgtaggttcgtCGAAGAGTAAGTATTGAGTAAGTAGGTACTTATGCATCTACTTTCAAAACGTTCGGTAATTGCTTAGTTTAAAGTTACCGAAAACCCGATGAAAATAATCTaaaaacaaataacaaaacggaaATCTCAATGATATGCTTATTTGCTTCTAAAATACGAACTGATCCCGCTGGTCAGGATTATCCGGCACTGGAAGCCATGTGCCTAGATAAATCCTAAATAGATGCATCTAAATATCCTATGACGTTGGATTGCGGCGTAATAACCCTGAACTGTCTGATAACATTGCTCTCCTAATGCTATAAggatttgatatgcagagtaaaTAAGTTTGATGATCCAGCCTAACACTCTGTGTCCGCAGTTCTGGTTATCAAGATCGACGCTGCTAGTTTCTCTGTAGTCGTACAGAAACGAACATCGAAACCAGTGGCGCCAAGTCGTCACCGAACAAGGTACGTAAAAGTAGTGGAATacgaattatttttgaaatttacgtGAACCTATAAGATATGCATTCAAAAGGGCTTACATTActgttaaaatggaaatgttcGGCAAATAATCGTCAGTGTCCATAAATTCAATTTTCATTGTCATTGTTCATCACACCCATTTTGTCAGACGTATTTTTATCAAGATGATAAGATTTTTGCTACTGTTGGTCCATAATCTGTCAATAGACGTGACAGACATTACTTCACAAGGTTATCGTAAGGTGCCCATTTGATGTAAAAGTTTGTATCACATACTTAGTTATTTAATATTATCAAACaaaatagtaataataataatcacgGAATACTGAGCTGTGTTTGGACACCGCTTTATCTTAGTGatgtaattttcagaagaagaaaagaTACAGACATCAATGAAATCTTAAAAACATGTTGCAAATTGTGCTCCACGCGTCGTCCAGACGTCCCGTTTTGTCTCTGTGTTATCACTGTTTGGTGGGTGGCCTAATTAGCGTCTAATTGGTCTATTTCGATGGTCAGTTGTAAAGTAATTCGCTACGGCTTCAGATGGGACGGAGTGCAAATATTAGGTAATGGTCAAAAATTGGCTCTTAGTTTGACGTGAGCAGCGAAAGATGGACACAACAGAAAGTTGTGTAGAGAGGTAACAAAATTCGCTATATCAAATAATAAATCAGTATGCAGTAGGTATTAACGAATTTTGTATCTTGTAGCGATGGGATCGACGCTCCTCTATGGATGTTTTGGAAACGGAGACGGTATGTGGTTATGGTGATGGCCTTTCTGGGCTATTTCAATGTTTACTCCTTGCGAGTGAATCTCAGTGTGGCAATCGTGGCCATGACAGAAATACGTGAAATGATTCATCCGAATGGAACCGTAGAACTCGTTCGTAATAAGCGGAAACAAAGATTGATTGAAAATATATTATCAAAGTTTCGTTTTAGATACAAGAGTTCGAATGGAGCTCAAGTCTGCAGGGATACGTCCTCAGCTCTTTCTTTTACGGTTACATCTTCACGCAGGTTCTCGGAGGTTATCTATCTAGCAAGTTCGGCGGAACAAACGTATGTGGTCTTTTATGTTCAAATGTTAAGTTAGTTAAATAGTTGAATCTCTCCGCAGGTATTCGGCGTTGGAATTGGGGCAACGGCAGTACTGACTCTGTTGACACCGATCTTGGCAAAGCAAGGCGCTGGATGGCTTATCGCAGTTCGCACCTTGGAGGGTGCATTCGAAGGCGTAACGTTCCCCTGTGGGCATGCTATGTGGTCAGTATGGGCACCACCCAGCGAGCGTTCTCGCATCGCTTCGATTGCTTTCACTGGATCTTTTGCAGGCACGGTGATCACGATGACGCTAAGTGGTATTTTGGCTGTTTCTTGGGGCTGGGAGAGTGTGTTCTATTTCTTCGGAGTATTGGCGTGCTTTTGGTACACCGCTTGGTTGTTGATGGTGAGGAAATCTCCGGAGCATGACCATCGGATAAGTGAACAGGAAAGGGAGTTCATAATGAAATCATGGGGTCGTCAAGAGAAGGATACAAGTGATGTGAAACACCCGTGGATGAAGATGCTAACGTCAAAGCCTGTTATAGCAATGTCCATCGCCAGTATTGTGGAAGATTGGGGCTATTACACTCTGTTGACTGGTTTAccgacatttttgaaatgttagTATCGTTGTCGTTGAGCTTCTTTATCAATTTCAACTAGTTGAGGTTAATGTGTTCAAGATCAACACCCGCCAAATGAATGACTTCAGTATCATCACTTAACTATATCTCTATTCCAGCTGTACTGAACTTCGATCTCCAGGAGTCCGGAATACTGTCGGCGCTGCCTTATCTAGCGATGGGCATTCTTCTAAGCACATCCGGTTATCTGGCCGACTGGCTTCAAATCCGCGGTCATCTGACTACCACCCAGGTTCGGAAATATTTCACCTGTGGCGCCTTCATCGTTCAGCTCGTGTGTATGATGATTGGCGCCTTAGTTCTGATTCCCGCTCCTACTATCGTCTGCATAACGATTGCCGTTGGAATGGGAGGAGTTGCCTGGTGCGGGTACCTTCTGAATCCCCTGGACCTGTCCCCCATGAGTTCCGGTGTGCTGATGGGGATCTCCAATGGGTTTGCGGCCATTTCCGGAGTGATTGGTCCCATCGTTACGGGGATTATCACCACCAACAATACCGAGGACGAGTGGAGGATGGTGTTCTATATTGCAGTTGGGATCTACGTCTTTGGAACCCTGGTGTACTGGTTTTGGGCGTCCGGCGAACTTCAACCGTGGGCACTTGAGGTTACGCAACGAAAAAATGGAcctacggaagtttctttaAGAAGCGAATCAAGCATGAATAAACGATTAGATCATTTATCGCCAATTTGAATTTTACATATCACCTCACCAAAGTCTTACTTTTGGTAAAAATGTTGAT comes from Armigeres subalbatus isolate Guangzhou_Male chromosome 2, GZ_Asu_2, whole genome shotgun sequence and encodes:
- the LOC134209163 gene encoding sialin-like, producing MDTTESCVESDGIDAPLWMFWKRRRYVVMVMAFLGYFNVYSLRVNLSVAIVAMTEIREMIHPNGTVELIQEFEWSSSLQGYVLSSFFYGYIFTQVLGGYLSSKFGGTNVFGVGIGATAVLTLLTPILAKQGAGWLIAVRTLEGAFEGVTFPCGHAMWSVWAPPSERSRIASIAFTGSFAGTVITMTLSGILAVSWGWESVFYFFGVLACFWYTAWLLMVRKSPEHDHRISEQEREFIMKSWGRQEKDTSDVKHPWMKMLTSKPVIAMSIASIVEDWGYYTLLTGLPTFLKSVLNFDLQESGILSALPYLAMGILLSTSGYLADWLQIRGHLTTTQVRKYFTCGAFIVQLVCMMIGALVLIPAPTIVCITIAVGMGGVAWCGYLLNPLDLSPMSSGVLMGISNGFAAISGVIGPIVTGIITTNNTEDEWRMVFYIAVGIYVFGTLVYWFWASGELQPWALEVTQRKNGPTEVSLRSESSMNKRLDHLSPI